One stretch of Meriones unguiculatus strain TT.TT164.6M chromosome 7, Bangor_MerUng_6.1, whole genome shotgun sequence DNA includes these proteins:
- the Ggt6 gene encoding glutathione hydrolase 6: protein MEASTGAVLYHKLQLWEPGMESGGEEEEETVEPLVLSLRRLQNNPRNQVGGLPGAWARLLAGLLLLAVSSSLALRQLHRKDSPKGNLGPAAPAASRHSHRPGVYHHSAIISPAATCSQLGQELLVAGGNVVDAGVGAALCLAVVHPHATGLGAMFWGLFFNSSSGNSTALTAGPTQILAPGLGLPTALSALHLLHTHFGRLPWPHLLAKPAMLAQKGFEVDALLASALAAQGSKGLCPLFCNANGTPLGLGALATNPNLAAVLHREALASSPHLAGSALLNLLVKDLGLEEPPAQPMPSLEPALQLLMPQGVVFTTPGPSAGPRLLKLLESTLHSSTPSPAFCPSHLQMPKAPVSSALASVDSSGSMLLLTSSINSVFGSGHLSPSTGVLLSSLEASSTPSAWACPLILRGSLDDTEANMLGLVASGAPREAKAMTCTLLNHLTVPQIQQQPQHQSQQRPTESPGICGQGTLLQVAVHAEHAYVSSVPNGCSPFRGY, encoded by the exons ATGGAAGCCTCCACAGGGGCCGTGCTCTACCATAAGCTACAACTCTGGGAGCCTGGCATGGagtcaggaggggaggaagaggaagaaacagtAGAACCTCTGGTTCTCTCCCTAAGAAGACTCCAAAATAACCCCCG AAACCAGGTTGGTGGGCTGCCCGGAGCCTGGGCCCGCCTGCTGGCAGGCCTGTTGCTGCTGGCTGTTAGCAGCTCCCTGGCTCTGAGGCAGCTGCACAGGAAGGATAGCCCAAAAGGAAACTTGGGCCCCGCAGCCCCTGCAGCCAGCAGACACTCCCATCGCCctggtgtgtaccaccacagtgCCATTATCAGCCCCGCAG CCACCTGTTCCCAACTGGGCCAAGAGCTGCTTGTTGCTGGAGGCAATGTCGTGGATGCTGGAGTTGGAGCAGCTTTGTGTCTGGCGGTGGTACATCCTCATGCAACAGGGCTAG GTGCCATGTTCTGGGGTCTCTTCTTCAACAGTTCCTCGGGAAACTCAACTGCCCTGACAGCAGGTCCCACCCAAATCCTGGCCCCTGGCCTGGGGCTGCCCACAGCTCTCTCTGCCCTGCACTTGCTTCACACACACTTTGGCCGCCTGCCTTGGCCACACTTGCTGGCCAAGCCTGCCATGCTGGCTCAGAAGGGCTTTGAGGTAGATGCACTCCTGGCAAGCGCACTAGCAGCTCAGGGCTCAAAGGGGCTCTGCCCACTGTTCTGCAATGCCAATGGGACCCCACTGGGTCTTGGGGCTCTAGCCACCAACCCCAACCTAGCAGCTGTGTTGCACAGAGAGGCCCTGGCCTCCAGCCCGCATCTTGCTGGGAGTGCCTTGCTGAATCTGCTGGTCAAAGACCTGGGGCTAGAAGAGCCCCCTGCTCAGCCCATGCCCTCCCTGGAGCCTGCACTGCAGCTTCTCATGCCACAGGGCGTCGTGTTCACTACTCCTGGCCCCTCAGCAGGCCCCAGACTCCTGAAACTGCTGGAGTCGACCCTTCACTCCAGCACACCCAGCCCTGCTTTCTGCCCATCACACCTGCAAATGCCTAAGGCTCCAGTGAGCAGTGCCCTAGCCAGCGTGGACAGCAGTGGCTCTATGCTCCTTCTAACCTCCTCAATCAACAGCGTCTTTGGCTCTGGACACCTGTCCCCAAGCACTGGCGTTCTGCTCAGCAGCCTGGAAGCCAGCTCTACACCGAGTGCCTGGGCTTGCCCACTCATTCTCCGTGGCAGCTTGGATGACACAGAAGCCAATATGTTGGGGCTGGTGGCTTCAGGGGCCCCCAGAGAGGCCAAGGCCATGACTTGCACCTTGCTCAATCATCTGACAGTACCCCAAATCCAACAGCAGCCCCAGCATCAAAGCCAACAAAGACCCACAGAGAGCCCTGGCATTTGTGGTCAAGGGACTCTACTTCAGGTGGCAGTCCATGCAGAACACGCCTATGTCTCCAGTGTCCCCAATGGCTGCAGCCCCTTTCGGGGGTATTAA